In Marivirga salinae, a single window of DNA contains:
- the coaBC gene encoding bifunctional phosphopantothenoylcysteine decarboxylase/phosphopantothenate--cysteine ligase CoaBC, giving the protein MLQGKKIILGITGSIAAYKSAMLTRLLLKAGAEVQVIMTNDAKEFITPLTLSTLSQKPVLSEFTKNDAGEWNNHVELGLWADLILIAPASANTLAKCANGICDNLLLATYLSAKCPVAFAPAMDLDMYQHPSTSANLKKLESFGNTIIHAASGELASGLEGQGRMQEPEQLVKEVEQILSAKKKFKNKKVVITAGPTHEAIDPVRFIGNHSSGKMGYALAQSFIKEGAQVTLISGPSSLDIPSRTSNFIAVKSAKEMYEQAEKNYSDADITIFAAAVADYRPKSVAKEKIKKKAEGMTIEMEKTIDIAKTLGDLKQKHQLNIGFALETENEEANALKKLKNKNFDLVVLNSLRDKNAAFGHNTNKVKIYGQKGLLEESELLAKSKVADLILNQIHKLSTK; this is encoded by the coding sequence ATGCTCCAAGGTAAAAAAATAATTTTAGGTATAACGGGTAGTATTGCGGCTTATAAGTCAGCAATGCTTACCCGTTTGTTGCTTAAAGCAGGTGCTGAAGTTCAAGTCATCATGACTAATGATGCTAAAGAATTCATCACTCCTTTGACTTTAAGTACCTTAAGTCAAAAACCAGTGTTATCAGAATTTACTAAAAATGATGCTGGTGAATGGAATAATCATGTTGAATTAGGCTTATGGGCTGATTTAATATTAATTGCTCCAGCCTCAGCAAATACTCTAGCCAAATGCGCCAATGGTATTTGTGATAATCTGCTATTAGCCACCTATCTTTCAGCCAAGTGTCCTGTAGCTTTTGCTCCAGCTATGGACTTGGACATGTATCAACATCCTTCAACTTCTGCAAATCTTAAGAAACTTGAATCATTTGGCAACACCATAATCCATGCCGCATCTGGCGAATTAGCAAGCGGATTGGAAGGGCAAGGTAGAATGCAAGAACCTGAACAACTTGTGAAAGAAGTAGAACAAATTCTATCTGCAAAAAAAAAGTTTAAGAATAAAAAAGTAGTCATAACAGCCGGCCCAACGCATGAAGCCATTGATCCTGTGCGATTTATAGGAAATCATTCTTCAGGTAAGATGGGGTATGCGTTAGCTCAATCTTTTATAAAAGAAGGCGCTCAAGTAACACTTATCTCTGGCCCCTCCTCTTTAGATATTCCTTCAAGAACTTCTAACTTTATAGCAGTAAAATCAGCAAAAGAAATGTATGAGCAAGCAGAAAAAAACTATTCTGATGCTGATATCACCATATTCGCTGCTGCAGTTGCTGACTACAGACCAAAGTCAGTTGCTAAGGAAAAAATTAAAAAGAAAGCAGAAGGTATGACAATTGAAATGGAAAAAACCATCGATATAGCCAAAACTTTAGGTGATCTAAAACAAAAACACCAATTGAACATAGGCTTTGCATTGGAAACTGAAAATGAAGAAGCCAACGCTTTAAAGAAATTAAAAAATAAAAACTTCGACTTGGTCGTTCTTAATAGTCTGAGAGATAAAAATGCTGCTTTTGGGCATAATACTAATAAGGTTAAAATTTATGGTCAAAAAGGATTATTAGAAGAATCTGAATTATTAGCAAAATCAAAAGTAGCTGACCTTATTTTGAATCAAATTCATAAATTGAGCACTAAATAA
- a CDS encoding outer membrane protein assembly factor BamD: protein MRNSYKNLLIILTFSIAISACTDFRKLLKSDDWEKKYDAAISYYEQGEYYKANALLEQILPIIKGSEKAEIANFYYGYTYYYQEQYLLASHYFKTFYDTFNRSEFAEEARFMFAFSLFKDSPRYNLDQTSSKEAIVALQGFINLFPSSEYAPKADAALSQLRSKLERKAYEKALLYYDLKKHMTGEYLKAALVEFDNFQDDFPGSQFTEEIRFLEIEAMYKLAEVSIYKVRKERYLEAIEFYENFIDSYVDSKYLPKAEKIYENSLEQIRKLNS from the coding sequence ATGCGAAATTCGTACAAAAATCTACTTATAATATTAACTTTCAGTATCGCCATTTCGGCATGCACTGATTTCCGCAAGCTTTTAAAAAGTGATGATTGGGAAAAGAAATACGATGCTGCCATTTCTTATTATGAGCAGGGAGAATACTATAAAGCCAATGCATTATTGGAGCAAATTCTTCCTATCATAAAAGGTTCTGAAAAAGCAGAAATCGCTAACTTCTACTATGGTTATACATATTATTACCAAGAACAGTATTTGTTAGCTTCACACTATTTCAAAACATTCTACGATACTTTTAACAGAAGTGAATTTGCAGAAGAAGCAAGATTTATGTTTGCGTTTTCGCTTTTTAAAGATTCACCTCGATACAATCTTGACCAAACAAGTTCAAAAGAAGCAATTGTTGCCCTTCAAGGGTTTATAAATCTTTTCCCTAGTTCGGAATATGCACCAAAGGCAGATGCAGCCTTAAGTCAATTACGTTCCAAACTGGAACGAAAAGCTTACGAAAAGGCTTTATTATACTACGACTTAAAAAAGCATATGACAGGAGAATATCTGAAAGCTGCTTTAGTAGAGTTCGATAATTTTCAGGATGACTTCCCTGGTTCCCAGTTTACTGAGGAAATCAGGTTTTTAGAAATTGAAGCAATGTATAAATTAGCAGAGGTAAGTATCTATAAGGTGAGAAAGGAAAGATATTTAGAGGCTATTGAATTCTATGAAAACTTTATTGATTCATACGTAGACAGTAAATATTTACCAAAAGCAGAAAAAATTTACGAAAACAGTTTAGAACAAATTAGAAAATTAAATTCATAA
- the tilS gene encoding tRNA lysidine(34) synthetase TilS: MLSASFLEFIKTENLFDSNEHLLLAISGGLDSVVLAHLLSQNNFHFSMAHMNFQLRGEDSNKDEEFVRELGKQLDVEIYVKRVEIDKDSGSTQIQARNLRYNWFDELMDKHSFDKLLTAHHANDLLETALLNLSRGTGIKGIRSILPLQNRISRPLLFAEKSEIKQFAQDESIKWREDISNASDHYTRNKIRHHIMPQLLELNPNLLTGFQQTALRLRATESAWKEKLEEIIEKYFQYKGLDIEIDKSILEKAYVVVYFSELLADYGFNLSHLQSFDFNRVGAQLFSSTYVLTVDREKILLSKLNDDNHSKFFPKKMEMEESKVATPFGSLKIEYINKEELSFTDNQNVAFIDFESLKKPFEIDLWNEGDKIQPIGMKGKKKISDILIDQKVPLPQKKRIMVLKSGGEIVWLIGYKFSGLFKVKKDTNKILRIEYYEGS, encoded by the coding sequence ATGTTAAGCGCGTCATTTTTAGAATTTATTAAAACAGAAAACCTTTTTGATAGTAACGAACATTTGCTACTCGCTATTAGTGGAGGGCTTGATTCTGTTGTTTTAGCTCATTTATTGAGCCAAAATAATTTCCATTTTTCGATGGCGCACATGAATTTTCAATTGCGAGGAGAAGATTCCAATAAAGATGAAGAATTTGTGAGGGAATTGGGAAAACAATTAGATGTTGAAATTTATGTAAAAAGAGTTGAAATAGATAAAGATTCTGGTTCTACACAAATCCAAGCCAGAAATTTACGATATAATTGGTTTGATGAGCTGATGGATAAGCATTCATTTGATAAACTCTTGACAGCACACCATGCTAATGATTTATTGGAAACCGCATTGCTTAATTTAAGCAGAGGGACTGGAATCAAAGGCATAAGAAGCATTTTACCACTTCAAAACCGTATTTCCAGACCATTGTTGTTTGCAGAAAAATCTGAAATAAAACAATTTGCACAGGACGAATCAATTAAATGGCGAGAAGATATTTCTAATGCTTCCGATCATTATACCAGAAATAAAATCAGGCACCATATTATGCCTCAATTATTGGAGCTAAACCCTAATTTATTAACTGGATTTCAACAGACAGCTTTACGTTTACGAGCAACTGAATCGGCTTGGAAAGAAAAATTGGAGGAGATTATTGAAAAATATTTTCAATATAAAGGACTAGATATTGAGATTGATAAATCGATTTTAGAAAAAGCTTATGTGGTAGTTTACTTTTCGGAATTATTGGCAGATTATGGTTTTAATTTATCTCATTTACAATCATTTGATTTTAACAGAGTAGGCGCTCAATTATTTAGCTCAACTTACGTTTTGACTGTTGATAGGGAAAAGATTTTGCTTTCAAAGCTAAATGACGATAATCATTCTAAATTTTTTCCGAAAAAAATGGAGATGGAAGAGAGCAAAGTAGCGACACCTTTTGGATCTTTGAAGATTGAATATATAAATAAAGAAGAGTTGAGTTTTACAGACAATCAAAATGTAGCATTTATAGATTTTGAGAGTTTGAAAAAGCCTTTCGAAATTGATCTATGGAATGAAGGTGATAAAATTCAACCTATAGGGATGAAGGGGAAGAAGAAAATTAGTGATATATTGATTGATCAAAAGGTTCCCTTGCCTCAAAAAAAGCGAATAATGGTTTTAAAATCTGGTGGTGAAATCGTTTGGCTGATTGGGTATAAATTTTCTGGTTTATTTAAAGTTAAAAAAGACACTAATAAAATTTTAAGAATAGAATATTATGAAGGTTCTTAA
- a CDS encoding T9SS type A sorting domain-containing protein, with translation MKIFLTISLIFLITFSTKAQDIIVKNLDKEITTNFQNSKSETFQIQNYSNLDKSIKIKTKINNLQGGATLQICYGENCQESTSFLIVNVPANSISNEISIVLNGGLSNYKETAYFEFIDMEVDQGIKKEIMLNVSNERTQELFFSKNDVQVKSFFPNPTVKSAIMEYSINSGENDAKITLQNVLGSIVSTYELSPEENKLTISTEDLNPGVYFYTLTIDDEGLATRKLIVKK, from the coding sequence GTGAAAATATTTCTTACCATATCGTTAATTTTCCTCATCACCTTCTCTACTAAGGCGCAGGATATTATTGTTAAAAATCTGGATAAAGAAATCACTACAAATTTTCAAAATTCCAAATCCGAAACATTTCAAATTCAAAACTATTCAAATCTTGATAAATCAATTAAGATAAAAACCAAAATCAATAATTTGCAGGGTGGAGCTACTTTACAAATTTGCTATGGTGAGAATTGTCAGGAAAGCACAAGTTTCTTAATTGTAAATGTGCCTGCTAATAGCATTTCTAATGAAATTTCAATTGTTTTAAATGGAGGTCTTTCAAATTATAAAGAAACAGCCTATTTTGAATTTATTGATATGGAAGTTGATCAAGGTATCAAAAAAGAAATAATGCTGAACGTAAGTAATGAGCGAACTCAAGAATTATTCTTTTCCAAAAATGACGTTCAAGTAAAAAGTTTTTTTCCTAACCCTACAGTTAAATCAGCTATAATGGAATATAGCATTAATTCAGGTGAAAACGATGCTAAAATCACCTTGCAGAATGTTTTAGGCTCCATTGTAAGTACCTATGAACTCAGCCCTGAAGAAAATAAATTAACCATTAGCACCGAGGATTTAAACCCAGGAGTTTATTTCTATACACTCACTATAGATGATGAAGGCTTGGCCACAAGAAAATTAATTGTAAAAAAATAA
- a CDS encoding DNA-directed RNA polymerase subunit omega — MANPSITTRDTSELVKDTDNIYQSVVVASKRARQISSNVKEELSNKLAEFASTVDNLEEIFENREQIEISKFYERMPKPTIMAMEEFLEGKVYYRKREEEEGK, encoded by the coding sequence ATGGCAAATCCATCAATTACTACTAGAGACACATCAGAATTGGTAAAAGATACTGACAATATATACCAAAGCGTTGTGGTGGCTTCTAAAAGAGCTCGACAAATTTCAAGCAATGTGAAAGAAGAGTTGAGCAATAAGTTAGCTGAATTTGCTTCTACTGTTGATAATCTTGAGGAAATTTTTGAGAACAGAGAACAAATTGAGATCTCTAAATTCTATGAAAGAATGCCTAAGCCAACTATTATGGCAATGGAAGAATTCTTAGAAGGTAAAGTATATTACCGAAAAAGAGAAGAAGAAGAGGGTAAATAA
- a CDS encoding OstA-like protein: MKLLRFAQNLLMKAIKSKCMNFQRILILCFFLILSLSANAQKNGVKYGSEGYSETINKGKDSFTRLVKNVWFDIEKENVKIKGDSALYYDKKGIMIVFGDVVITKNDTIDITSRRLNYYIDENKAELRNNVVYDDGEMRMTTNYLDYFMNTEDGHFFNGGKLVDKETTLIAEEGFVVDAEDLIKFYKDVDLTNPEYQLLTDTLFYHRTTKIATTYGPTKTILKNGEVVDAQKGGIFYTDKKNAQYTSGKITTESYEIFGDELYFDDLSQQSRAKGNVKVISEENDIIILGEEAATKKEEGITKIWGNPVLKQAVDNDTLYLTADTLISIDSEYDSLSRLLAYNNVKIYKSDMQGISDSMAYMMQDSMIFFYHDPILWSEGNQIVADTIFMEIKNGKMDKLNMRNRAFTVNQDTVKNFNQIKGRNMTAYLKNDQMDKILVEGNGESIYFAIDEETLELIGMNKVLCSSMRIQFLDGEMNDITFYTDPEGRFIPPHEIAEPETRLKDFNWQIEKKPSILDVLGKYYVPKTTIQQRESVKPNPTNLSPEIKN, from the coding sequence ATGAAATTACTTAGATTTGCACAGAATTTGCTAATGAAAGCAATCAAAAGTAAATGTATGAACTTCCAACGAATTTTAATCCTTTGTTTCTTTCTAATATTATCCCTCAGTGCCAATGCGCAGAAAAATGGCGTAAAATATGGATCAGAAGGATATTCCGAAACAATCAATAAAGGAAAAGACAGCTTTACACGACTGGTCAAGAATGTCTGGTTTGATATTGAAAAAGAAAATGTCAAGATAAAAGGAGATTCTGCTCTCTATTATGATAAAAAAGGGATTATGATTGTTTTTGGAGATGTAGTAATCACTAAAAATGACACGATTGATATCACCTCTCGAAGATTAAATTATTATATAGATGAAAATAAGGCTGAGTTAAGAAACAATGTAGTCTATGATGATGGTGAAATGCGTATGACTACTAATTATCTAGATTATTTTATGAACACTGAAGATGGTCATTTTTTCAATGGAGGTAAATTAGTTGATAAAGAAACCACCTTGATTGCAGAGGAAGGCTTTGTAGTAGACGCTGAAGATTTAATCAAATTTTATAAAGATGTAGATTTAACGAATCCAGAGTATCAACTTTTAACTGACACACTTTTTTATCACCGTACCACAAAAATCGCTACCACTTATGGCCCTACTAAAACTATTTTGAAAAACGGAGAAGTAGTTGATGCTCAGAAAGGTGGGATATTCTATACCGATAAAAAAAATGCTCAGTACACATCAGGGAAAATCACCACAGAATCTTATGAAATATTTGGCGATGAGCTTTATTTCGATGATCTAAGCCAGCAATCCAGAGCTAAAGGAAATGTAAAAGTAATTTCTGAAGAAAATGATATCATTATTTTAGGAGAAGAAGCTGCTACAAAAAAAGAAGAAGGAATTACCAAGATTTGGGGAAATCCGGTTTTAAAACAAGCCGTGGATAATGACACTCTATACCTCACTGCAGACACCTTAATATCTATTGATTCTGAATATGATTCTCTAAGTAGGCTTCTAGCATACAATAATGTCAAAATCTATAAGTCCGATATGCAAGGAATTTCAGATTCCATGGCTTATATGATGCAAGACTCTATGATCTTCTTTTATCATGATCCAATTCTATGGAGTGAAGGAAACCAAATAGTGGCTGACACGATTTTTATGGAAATTAAAAACGGTAAGATGGACAAGCTTAACATGCGAAATAGAGCCTTTACCGTCAATCAAGATACTGTAAAGAATTTCAATCAGATAAAAGGTAGAAATATGACAGCCTATTTGAAGAATGATCAGATGGATAAAATATTAGTGGAGGGTAATGGCGAAAGCATTTATTTTGCAATAGATGAAGAAACCCTTGAACTGATAGGCATGAACAAGGTCTTATGCAGTTCCATGAGAATTCAATTTCTAGATGGAGAAATGAATGATATCACCTTCTATACAGATCCTGAAGGTAGGTTTATACCACCCCATGAAATAGCTGAGCCAGAAACTAGACTGAAAGATTTTAATTGGCAAATTGAAAAAAAACCAAGTATACTTGATGTTTTAGGGAAATATTATGTTCCGAAAACTACAATTCAACAACGTGAATCAGTTAAACCAAACCCAACTAATTTAAGTCCCGAAATAAAAAATTAA